Proteins encoded together in one Prionailurus viverrinus isolate Anna chromosome B1, UM_Priviv_1.0, whole genome shotgun sequence window:
- the SMIM20 gene encoding small integral membrane protein 20 isoform X2 — protein MSRNLRTALIFGGFISLIGAAFYPIYFRPLMRLEEYQKEQAINRAGIIQEDVQPPGLRVWSDPFGRK, from the exons ATGTCCCGGAACCTGCGCACCGCGCTCATCTTCGGCGGCTTCATCTCCCTGATCGGCGCCGCCTTCTACCCTATCTACTTCCGGCCCCTAATGCGGCTGGAGGAGTACC agaaagagcaagccATAAATCGAGCCGGTATCATTCAAGAAGATGTACAGCCACCag GGTTAAGAGTGTGGTCTGATCCATTTGGCAGGAAATGA
- the SMIM20 gene encoding small integral membrane protein 20 isoform X1, with translation MSRNLRTALIFGGFISLIGAAFYPIYFRPLMRLEEYHSAVFLHFKRVAHMTMVNILGVIFLLNHSSSIILKAKLSFLETYTSARISTLIHLKPSVREKILGIRGSFCSPGNLNHLEDGRRPTLPLENISGG, from the exons ATGTCCCGGAACCTGCGCACCGCGCTCATCTTCGGCGGCTTCATCTCCCTGATCGGCGCCGCCTTCTACCCTATCTACTTCCGGCCCCTAATGCGGCTGGAGGAGTACC ATTCTGCTGTCTTCCTTCATTTTAAGCGGGTTGCTCACATGACAATGGTGAATATCCTGGGAGTAATTTTCCTCCTTAATCATTCAAGTTCTATCATTCTAAAAGCCAAACTCTCCTTCCTTGAGACCTATACCTCAGCAAGGATTAGCACTTTGATACATCTGAAACCATCTGTCAGAGAGAAAATATTAGGCATTAGAGGCTCATTTTGTTCTCCAGGAAACCTGAATCAtcttgaagatggaagaaggccAACCCTGCCCCTGGAGAATATTAGCGGAGGCTGA